In the Zingiber officinale cultivar Zhangliang chromosome 5A, Zo_v1.1, whole genome shotgun sequence genome, AAATTCTgtgaaagaaaataaatcatacGATCAACTTATATATAGTTGATCACAAAGTTACTAAAAGGTGGGAGGAATTTTTTCGAAGGCATGCGCCCCGAAAAATTAATCCCTTATCAACCATTCAAGTTCAAATAGCTTGTTAATTCATTGGTACATGAGATGAAACCCTAGACTATTtgatctcttcttctcctctttttCTCTAGCCTTTGTGCCTAGCGTGGTTGATGTGGCCGTGACCGCAGGAGTGTGGCGAGCTTAGGACTCGGTCAACGCAAAGTGATGACAGAACTTGGATCAAACCATCCCGACTTAAGACCGAACTCAGATGATCAAGTCAGTAGACCGAAAGGTCACACAGTCATAGTCTGACCTGAGCTAAGCTCGATAAGAGACTCAGCTAAAGGAGGGGGGATGGCCCTGTTGGTCAATTGCGATCGttgaaattgtaacaataatgTATTGACACGTCATTGCTTTTACTATATTATATTCCATGAATGTTTATATTATGCCATGGAAGCCCTAAATTATCTCCAAAAGCTAGCCATGACGTGACCTTGACCCAATCCCTGCCATGGCGAGCTTAAATACCCCTCCCTGCCATGGCGAAGCTTCCCACGACCCAACCACGCCATGGCTCCCGGGATGCTCCTCTGCGGCTGTCGAGGCTGGTGGCGCCGCGGCAGAGTGGTGGCGATGATGCTCGCCATAGACGCCGCCTTCGCCGTGATGAACATCATGATCAAGAAGGCGCTCGACGCCGGCACCGACCGGCTCGCCCTCATCACCTTTCGGCAACTCGTGGCCGCCGTCGTCCTGCTGCCCGTCGCCCACTTCCGCGAGAGGTTCGCATGCGTTCAAACCGCAAGGATTATTtctagtttgaatttaattatacaaaaataaaaataaaaattgaggCAAAATTCTTAACTGCCAACGCAATGCATCATCTGATATCGTCGTCGTCGTCTGATCAGGAAGATGAGACCGAAGCTGACGAAGAGCATCTGCCTGCATCTCTTCTTCAGCGCAGCGCTCGGGCAAGTAGCGTGGACTCCCGCTGTTCTTACTTCTTCCAGAGAAATTTTATCTTTCCACCCCTCTTCTTTAcctattggttgttttacccttaTGCCTTGAAGAAAACACATGTATCTTTTATTTGTACGGGGTTTTGGCTAaagaaaattaacaaaatataactcataatttaattatatttttaaaattagcaaAATACTActcataatttaatattattttcattatttcacTATAAAAATTTCCCATTTAGCTACTATCAATGAAATTTTAAACGagcattttgaaaaattattaaacttttaaaagttcattttttatttttattttataaattttgggtcaaattataatatttaaaattacaAGGGGGAAAATAGAAAAGCTGGTAAAGTTTTGGGGGCGATGgcaaaatgaaaattttcatccGAAGCTTGCGCAGCGAAATCTGATTCGCGATATTGTCGTTGGATTTGTGTTGCAGAGCTGCCCTGACGCAGTACCTCTTCCTCGTCGGATTGCAGTACACGTCGGCAACCTTCGCCTGCGCCTTCGCCAACATCCTTCCCGTTCTCACCTTCCTCATGGCCTTGCTCTTCCGGCATGGATCCATCTCTCATTTCTGTTTTTgtcgctgctgctgctgctgctctgTTTTTGGATCTTGTTGATTTGATTTGTGTTGTTGCAGGTTGGAGACTCTGAATCTGAAGCAGGCAGCGGGGATCTTGAAGGCGGTCGGAGCAGTCGTGTGCGTCGCCGGCGCGTTGGTCCTCTCGCTGTACAAAGGCGCGACCTTGACGGCCGCCGGGGGGGATAACGGCGGAGGCGGCGCCGGCGTGTCCTACAGCTCGAGGCAGCGCGCGACGGCGACCTGCACGCTGTTCGCCGCGTGCCTCTGCTACGCCTCGTGGTTCCTGGTCCAGTCCAAGGTGGGGCAGAAGTACCCCGCGATCTACTCCGGCGCCGCCCTCACCTTCCTCATCAGCTTCCTTCAGGCGGCGGCGCTGAGCCTAGCCCTCCAGCGCGGCTTCTCCATGTGGCTCCTCAAGTCCAAACTAGCCATCGCGACGGTGCTGTACTCAGTAAGCAACAGCCAGCTAGCTACCTCCACtgcaactccaatcgatcgctaTCTCCATTAATTTTCTACACATCGCAGGGGGTGGTGGGATCCGGCGTAGGGTTCCTGGCCATGTCCTGGTGCGTCGAGCAACGAGGCCCTCTCTTCGCCTCCGCCTTCACTCCTCTTACCCAGATCCTCGTCGCCGTCATAGACACATCGCTTCTCCACACGCAGCTTTACTTGGGAAGGTACGTATACTAATCAAACACATGCACCTCCAATCAAGCTTACTGATCCTTTCATCCTTTCATCTCTTTGGAAAATGAAGTGTTTTGGGATCTGCTCTGGTGATCGCCGGACTATATTTCCTCCTGTGGGGGAAGAGCAAGGACGGCGATCAGACGCACAAGTGTGAAGCCAATTCAAAGGAGAGCAATGAAGAGGAGAACaaacagcagcagcagcaaacAGTGTGATTCAGTGAGCAAATGTATCATTTGAGCTGCAATTTGTAGAGGCTCTTTGTTTAATGTAATGTTCTAGCCAATCACTTTGCATATTCTTTTGAATTGCAAAGGTTTAATTAGTTAACAAGTTCTTAGACAACATT is a window encoding:
- the LOC121982298 gene encoding WAT1-related protein At3g30340-like — translated: MAPGMLLCGCRGWWRRGRVVAMMLAIDAAFAVMNIMIKKALDAGTDRLALITFRQLVAAVVLLPVAHFRERKMRPKLTKSICLHLFFSAALGAALTQYLFLVGLQYTSATFACAFANILPVLTFLMALLFRLETLNLKQAAGILKAVGAVVCVAGALVLSLYKGATLTAAGGDNGGGGAGVSYSSRQRATATCTLFAACLCYASWFLVQSKVGQKYPAIYSGAALTFLISFLQAAALSLALQRGFSMWLLKSKLAIATVLYSGVVGSGVGFLAMSWCVEQRGPLFASAFTPLTQILVAVIDTSLLHTQLYLGSVLGSALVIAGLYFLLWGKSKDGDQTHKCEANSKESNEEENKQQQQQTV